Proteins co-encoded in one Pseudomonadota bacterium genomic window:
- the queG gene encoding tRNA epoxyqueuosine(34) reductase QueG: protein MNITPNNLAGLADQIRRWGNELGFQQIGFGSIELDEDEQHLKRWLAAGRHGTMDYMVRHGTMRSRPAELLPGTLSVISARMDYWPDAADAWQTLAQRDRAYVSRYALGRDYHKLLRPRLAKLAERIRQAIGKLGYRVFVDSAPVLEKALARNSGLGWIGKHTNLINREAGSWFFLGEIFVDLPLPPDQPVANHCGSCRACLDVCPTQAIIAPYQVDARRCISYLTIENRGAIPVEFREAMGNRIYGCDDCQLVCPWNKFAKLSCERDFQPRHELDRKKLVELFAWSENEFLQKTKGSAIRRAGYAGWLRNVAVALGNAEPSKEVIATLRSRKDHPDEMVREHIEWALEKLISGKNRRKSSCNM, encoded by the coding sequence ATGAATATCACGCCAAACAATTTAGCCGGGCTCGCGGACCAGATTCGCCGCTGGGGCAATGAACTGGGTTTTCAGCAAATCGGCTTTGGCTCGATAGAGCTCGATGAGGATGAACAGCATCTAAAACGATGGCTGGCCGCCGGACGGCATGGCACGATGGATTACATGGTGCGTCACGGCACGATGCGCAGCCGGCCCGCCGAATTGCTGCCAGGAACGCTCAGCGTGATCAGCGCTCGCATGGATTACTGGCCCGATGCGGCGGACGCGTGGCAAACGCTGGCACAACGAGATCGTGCCTATGTGTCGCGTTACGCGCTGGGCCGTGATTATCACAAACTGCTCAGGCCCCGTTTGGCGAAGCTGGCGGAGCGCATCCGGCAAGCCATTGGCAAACTCGGTTACCGGGTTTTTGTCGATAGCGCGCCGGTACTGGAAAAAGCGCTGGCCAGAAATTCGGGGCTCGGCTGGATCGGCAAACACACAAACCTGATCAACCGTGAGGCTGGCTCCTGGTTTTTTCTTGGTGAAATTTTTGTAGATCTGCCATTGCCGCCAGACCAGCCGGTCGCCAATCATTGTGGATCCTGCCGCGCCTGCCTGGATGTTTGTCCGACCCAGGCGATTATCGCGCCGTACCAGGTCGATGCCCGCCGCTGCATCTCTTACCTCACCATCGAAAATCGCGGCGCCATCCCGGTTGAATTTCGGGAAGCGATGGGCAACCGTATTTACGGGTGCGACGACTGCCAGCTTGTCTGCCCCTGGAACAAGTTCGCGAAACTGAGCTGCGAACGGGATTTCCAGCCTCGTCATGAACTCGATCGGAAAAAACTGGTCGAGTTGTTCGCGTGGAGCGAAAACGAGTTTCTGCAAAAAACCAAAGGCAGTGCGATCCGCAGGGCCGGTTATGCGGGCTGGCTACGCAACGTGGCCGTGGCATTAGGCAATGCCGAACCTTCAAAGGAGGTCATCGCCACCCTCAGGTCACGCAAGGACCACCCGGATGAGATGGTCAGGGAACACATCGAATGGGCGCTGGAAAAACTGATTTCCGGAAAAAACCGGCGTAAATCGTCGTGCAATATGTAA
- a CDS encoding DUF3024 domain-containing protein: MFGPQNGGGRPGAGLSNWDRYDPNAEVRSVEEFLKVVEQDKYCCFYG, from the coding sequence CTGTTTGGCCCACAGAATGGCGGGGGGAGGCCGGGAGCGGGCTTATCGAATTGGGACCGTTACGATCCGAATGCGGAGGTACGAAGTGTTGAGGAGTTTCTTAAGGTTGTTGAGCAGGATAAGTATTGTTGTTTCTATGGCTAG
- a CDS encoding NAD(P)H-hydrate dehydratase, giving the protein MQRLPKNLYLASQVREFDRRAIEDHALPGYTLMTRAGEAVYTVIGERWPEARTLAIVCGAGNNAGDGLVVARLALAADLTVHLLTLHPIDRLGGDAAKACQDFKAAGGEAVEFSESLLAGADVIVDGILGTGLDRPVGGAFAQAIAAINEQGKPVLALDIPSGLSADTGLPMGVTIKAAATVSFVALKAGLFLGSGPGFCGEIFFAGLDVPDVVYDHADPVAELLQEDEILELLPARAKTAHKGDFGHVLIVGGGPGMPGAACLAGEAALRSGAGLVSVATHPGHLDFFASRPELMCHGIDEPGQLTALIEKADVIALGPGLGQSDWARPLWDAVIAGDRPLVIDADGLNWLAQFPARRNDWILTPHPGEAARLLETDGKAIQADRLAAVRSLQGKYGGVAVLKGAGTLLSDGNGSPALCRFGNPGMAVPGMGDVLTGLIAGLLAQTRDTIRSARVGVLVHALAGDNASGNGERGLVAGDLMEWIRKWVNPKA; this is encoded by the coding sequence ATGCAACGGCTCCCCAAAAACCTGTATCTGGCCAGCCAGGTTCGTGAATTCGACCGGCGGGCGATCGAGGATCATGCGCTACCCGGTTATACATTGATGACCCGCGCGGGTGAAGCCGTGTACACGGTTATTGGCGAGCGCTGGCCGGAGGCGCGCACGCTGGCCATCGTCTGCGGGGCTGGCAATAATGCGGGGGACGGGCTGGTGGTTGCCCGGCTGGCGTTGGCCGCGGACCTGACCGTGCATCTGCTGACCTTGCACCCGATCGACCGGCTAGGCGGTGACGCGGCGAAGGCCTGTCAGGATTTCAAAGCCGCCGGTGGCGAGGCGGTCGAATTCTCCGAATCGCTGTTGGCCGGCGCAGATGTGATTGTCGATGGCATCCTGGGCACCGGGCTGGACCGACCGGTTGGCGGCGCATTTGCCCAGGCCATCGCAGCCATCAACGAACAGGGCAAGCCGGTTCTTGCACTGGATATACCCAGCGGACTGTCGGCCGATACGGGCTTGCCGATGGGGGTGACGATCAAGGCGGCAGCAACGGTCAGTTTCGTCGCGCTCAAAGCCGGGCTTTTCCTCGGATCAGGACCAGGCTTTTGCGGCGAGATCTTTTTTGCCGGGCTGGATGTCCCGGATGTGGTTTACGACCACGCCGACCCGGTCGCCGAATTGTTGCAAGAAGATGAGATCCTGGAGTTGTTGCCGGCGCGCGCGAAAACCGCGCACAAAGGTGACTTCGGCCATGTCCTGATCGTGGGCGGCGGGCCGGGAATGCCGGGCGCGGCATGCCTCGCGGGTGAAGCGGCGTTGCGCAGCGGCGCGGGTTTGGTCAGTGTTGCCACCCACCCCGGGCACCTGGATTTTTTCGCCAGCCGGCCCGAATTGATGTGCCATGGGATCGATGAGCCCGGTCAACTCACAGCATTGATAGAAAAAGCCGATGTTATTGCGCTGGGGCCTGGACTGGGGCAAAGCGACTGGGCAAGACCGCTTTGGGACGCAGTCATCGCAGGCGATCGTCCGCTGGTTATCGACGCCGACGGTCTAAACTGGCTGGCGCAGTTTCCGGCGCGAAGAAACGACTGGATACTGACTCCGCACCCGGGCGAGGCGGCGCGGCTTCTCGAGACCGATGGCAAGGCGATACAGGCGGACAGGTTGGCGGCCGTGCGGAGTTTGCAAGGGAAATATGGCGGCGTGGCTGTACTGAAAGGAGCCGGAACCCTGCTCAGCGATGGCAACGGCTCACCGGCATTATGCCGGTTCGGTAATCCCGGCATGGCCGTGCCCGGGATGGGCGATGTATTGACCGGTTTGATCGCAGGACTGCTGGCGCAAACGCGGGATACGATCCGCAGCGCCAGGGTGGGTGTGCTGGTACATGCCCTGGCCGGCGATAACGCCAGCGGCAATGGCGAGCGCGGACTGGTGGCCGGCGATTT